AGACTTTGCTGCCACTTTCTGACTTGCAGAACAAGCTTTTGGAAGATAAGATGAGCGTCAGCCAGGAGGTGGATATCCAGCAGGAGGAAGAGAAGAAAACATCTCATCTGGTGTGGATTATGCCTGTATGTATCATCGCTGGCGTACTGGCTGGTTTTTTTCTTTTAGAAGAAAGTTTTTCTGCCTATTTAGATTACAGCCTATACGGCTCCTTGATTCTGTTGTACACAGGGGTAGGCATCAGCTTAGGCACCAATCGTAAGGTTTTTAGATATGTAAAAATATTGGGTTTTAAGATTCTCTACATCTCCCTAGCCATTTTTTTAGGAAGTTTAATCGGCGGGCTGCTGTCTGGAATGGTTTTAGGCCTGCCTCTCCACGTGTCCGTGTTATCAGCAGGGGGTATGAGCTACTACAGCATAACAGGAGCCTATATGACACAGACTTATGGCATTGAGATCGGAACTTATGGTTTCATGGTCAATGTTATGCGGGAATTTTTTACGGTGGTTTTTTTACCGGTTTTGATAAAAATCAGCAAAGGAAGTCCCATTGCTGGGGGTGCAGCAGGGAACATGGATACCATGCTGGTGCCGGTAACTAAGTTTATCGGGCCGGAGCTGGGGCTGGTGGCTTTGATAACGGGTGTGCTTTTGACTTTCTTCGTACCATTTGAACTGCCAGTG
The genomic region above belongs to Aminipila butyrica and contains:
- a CDS encoding lysine exporter LysO family protein — protein: MTFMPFICLAIGVALSIRPLPEHLLKAVDWIINAALIALMLTIGMNIGINDSVMLNLPIIGLNCVVISLSAIIFSVLLVYLVEKTLLPLSDLQNKLLEDKMSVSQEVDIQQEEEKKTSHLVWIMPVCIIAGVLAGFFLLEESFSAYLDYSLYGSLILLYTGVGISLGTNRKVFRYVKILGFKILYISLAIFLGSLIGGLLSGMVLGLPLHVSVLSAGGMSYYSITGAYMTQTYGIEIGTYGFMVNVMREFFTVVFLPVLIKISKGSPIAGGAAGNMDTMLVPVTKFIGPELGLVALITGVLLTFFVPFELPVLAAILGL